In the genome of Labrus mixtus chromosome 21, fLabMix1.1, whole genome shotgun sequence, one region contains:
- the armc7 gene encoding armadillo repeat-containing protein 7, with translation MWKKKPCEGSDRFEYLQTLVGEFQDTDSEEAKEQVLANLANFAYDPNNMEYLKELQVTDLFLDMLTEDNENFVEFGMGGLCNLSMDPECRDIILQNSGISLVTNCLSSRREETVLSAITILMNLTTASSRSEITDPAILQCMLRFSLSESPRLRNLAAVFLQDCCSEEQVARAEQQMQGQQSAVGIPLPKD, from the exons ATGTGGAAGAAGAAACCGTGTGAAGGTTCAGATCGGTTTGAATATTTACAAACTCTGGTCGGTGAGTTTCAGGACACCGACAGTGAAG AGGCAAAGGAGCAGGTGCTGGCTAACCTGGCCAACTTTGCATATGACCCAAACAACATGGAGTATCTGAAGGAGCTGCAAGTGACCGACCTCTTCTTGGACATGCTCACTGAGGACAATGaaaactttgtggagtttggGATGG GGGGGCTGTGTAACCTGAGCATGGACCCTGAATGCAGAGACATCATCCTGCAGAACAGCGGCATCAGCTTAGTCACCAATTGTCTGTCGAGCCGGAGAGAAGAGACCGTCCTGTCAGCCATCACCATACTCATGAACCTCACCACGGCCTCCTCGCGCTCCGAGATCACCGACCCGGCCATCCTGCAGTGCATGCTGCGTTTCTCTCTCTCGGAGAGCCCCCGCCTCAGAAACCTGGCCGCTGTGTTCCTGCAGGACTGCTGCAGCGAGGAGCAGGTGGCCCGAGCGGAGCAGCAGATGCAGGGACAACAGAGCGCGGTCGGTATCCCGCTGCCAAAAGACTAA